One Cryptomeria japonica chromosome 9, Sugi_1.0, whole genome shotgun sequence genomic window carries:
- the LOC131061894 gene encoding serine/threonine-protein kinase CTR1-like: protein MIRLRHPNVVLFMGAVTKRPNLSIVTEYLPRGSLYRLIHRAGQRELLDERRRLRMALDVAKGINYLHRYDPPIVHRDLKSSNLLVDKMWKVKVCDFGLSRFKANTFISSKSAAGTPEWMAPEVLRDEPSNEKSDVYSFGVILWELVTMQQPWSGLSPAQVVGAIGFQNRRLAIPPDMHPEIASLIEACWANDPRQRPSVSNIVDSLTALLKPSAAQPIHGGKS from the coding sequence ATGATACGTTTGCGACATCCAAATGTTGTCCTTTTCATGGGTGCTGTAACAAAGCGTCCCAACTTGTCAATTGTGACTGAATATTTACCAAGGGGAAGCTTGTATCGTCTTATTCATAGAGCAGGACAAAGGGAGTTATTGGATGAAAGGCGACGATTGCGAATGGCACTAGATGTGGCCAAGGGAATAAACTATTTACATCGGTATGACCCTCCTATTGTTCATCGAGATCTGAAGTCTTCTAATTTATTGGTTGACAAGATGTGGAAAGTGAAGGTTTGTGATTTTGGTTTATCACGATTCAAGGCAAATACATTCATCTCTTCCAAATCTGCAGCGGGAACGCCTGAATGGATGGCTCCTGAAGTGCTTCGTGATGAACCATCCAATGAGAAATCTGATGTCTATAGTTTTGGTGTAATTCTTTGGGAACTTGTCACTATGCAGCAACCGTGGAGTGGCTTAAGTCCAGCTCAGGTTGTTGGAGCTATTGGTTTTCAAAACAGGAGGCTTGCAATTCCACCAGATATGCACCCTGAAATAGCTTCCTTAATTGAGGCTTGCTGGGCCAATGACCCAAGACAGCGACCGAGTGTTTCGAATATTGTGGATTCTTTAACAGCATTGCTAAAGCCTTCAGCCGCACAACCTATTCATGGTGGGAAGTCATAA
- the LOC131858368 gene encoding ribosome-recycling factor, chloroplastic-like, with protein sequence MPIISRGFGYGVKPFVGSNCRHVMIPAGRNSTYSIRSLAYKDGFFGKSLILRPFQQKRNVRIGACRCATSEETYEEKQLTEEDARERMSKTLEAMKSNFNSIRTGRSSPALLDRIEVEYYGSPINLKSLAQVSVTEGNSLLIQPFDKSSVKPIEKAISKSNLGLTPSSDGNIIRLNIPQLTAERRKDVAVKSLIDQDLYEE encoded by the coding sequence atgccgatcatttccagaggtttTGGATATGGGGTAAAACCATTTGTGGGATCAAATTGTAGACATGTAATGATTCCTGCAGGAAGAAATTCCACCTATTCCATAAGGTCCCTGGCTTATAAGGATGGATTCTTTGGAAAATCTCTGATTCTCAGACCTTTTCAACAGAAAAGGAATGTGAGAATAGGTGCTTGCAGATGTGCCACTTCTGAAGAAACATATGAGGAGAAGCAGTTAACTGAAGAAGATGCTAGGGAAAGGATGAGTAAGACTTTGGAGGCAATGAAATCAAATTTCAATTCAATAAGAACAGGAAGATCAAGCCCAGCACTACTAGATCGAATTGAGGTTGAGTACTATGGAAGCCCCATCAACCTCAAGAGTCTTGCACAAGTTAGTGTGACAGAAGGAAATTCTCTTTTGATTCAGCCATTTGATAAGTCCAGTGTAAAGCCTATTGAAAAAGCCATTAGCAAGTCTAATCTGGGTTTAACTCCAAGCAGTGATGGAAATATAATTCGATTAAATATTCCACAGCTGACAGCTGAAAGAAGAAAGGATGTTGCTGTGAAGAGCCTCATAGATCAAGATTTGTATGAAGAGTGA
- the LOC131061866 gene encoding ribosome-recycling factor, chloroplastic-like, giving the protein MPIVSRGFGYGVKPFVGSNCRHAMIPAGRNSTYSIRSLAYKDGFFGKSLILRPFQQKRNVRIGACRCATSEETYEEKQLTEEDARERMSKTLEAMKSNFNSIRTGRSSPALLDRIEVEYYASPINLTSLAQVSVTEGNSLLIQPFDKSSVKPIEKAISKSNLGLTPSSDGNIIRLNIPQLTAERRKDVAVKSLIDQDLYEERLEEFL; this is encoded by the coding sequence atgccgatcgtttccagaggttTTGGATATGGGGTAAAACCATTTGTGGGATCAAATTGTAGACATGCAATGATTCCTGCAGGAAGAAATTCCACCTATTCCATAAGGTCCCTGGCTTATAAGGATGGATTCTTTGGAAAATCTCTGATTCTCAGACCTTTTCAACAGAAAAGGAATGTGAGAATAGGTGCTTGCAGATGTGCCACTTCTGAAGAAACATATGAGGAGAAGCAGTTAACTGAAGAAGATGCTAGGGAAAGGATGAGTAAGACTTTGGAGGCAATGAAATCAAATTTCAATTCAATAAGAACAGGAAGATCAAGCCCAGCACTACTAGATCGAATTGAGGTTGAGTACTATGCAAGCCCCATCAACCTCACGAGTCTTGCACAAGTTAGTGTGACAGAAGGAAATTCTCTTTTGATTCAGCCATTTGATAAGTCCAGTGTAAAGCCTATTGAAAAAGCCATTAGCAAGTCTAATCTGGGTTTAACTCCAAGCAGTGATGGAAATATAATTCGATTAAATATTCCACAGCTGACAGCTGAAAGAAGAAAGGATGTTGCTGTGAAGAGCCTCATAGATCAAGATTTGTATGAAGAGCGACTTGAGGAGTTCCTCTGA
- the LOC131858230 gene encoding serine/threonine-protein kinase CTR1-like, whose product MIRLRHPNVVLFMGVVTKRPNLSIVTEYLPRGSLYHLIHRAGQRELLDERRRLRMALDVAKGINYLHRYDPPIVHRDLKSSNLLVDKTWKVKVCDFGLSRFKANTFISSKSAAGTPEWMAPEVLRDEPSNEKSDVYSFGVILWELVTMQQPWSGLSPAQVVGAVGFQNRRLAIPPDMHPEIASLIEACWANDLRQ is encoded by the coding sequence ATGATACGTTTGCGACATCCAAATGTTGTCCTTTTCATGGGTGTTGTAACAAAGCGTCCCAACTTGTCAATTGTGACTGAATATTTACCAAGGGGAAGCTTGTATCATCTTATTCATAGAGCAGGACAAAGGGAGTTACTGGATGAAAGGCGACGATTGCGAATGGCACTAGATGTGGCCAAGGGAATAAACTATTTACATCGGTATGACCCTCCTATTGTTCATCGAGATCTGAAGTCTTCTAATTTATTGGTTGACAAGACGTGGAAAGTGAAGGTTTGTGATTTTGGTTTATCACGATTCAAGGCAAATACATTCATCTCTTCCAAATCTGCAGCGGGAACGCCTGAATGGATGGCTCCTGAAGTGCTTCGTGATGAACCATCCAATGAGAAATCTGATGTCTATAGTTTTGGTGTAATTCTTTGGGAACTTGTCACTATGCAGCAACCGTGGAGTGGCTTAAGTCCAGCTCAGGTTGTTGGAGCTGTTGGTTTTCAAAACAGGAGGCTTGCAATTCCACCAGATATGCACCCTGAAATAGCTTCCTTAATTGAGGCTTGCTGGGCCAATGACCTAAGACAGTGA